The region TTCCATCACCATTTAAATCTGAAAAATCTAAATTATCAGCTCCTTCCAGAGCATCAAAACAACCATCGCCATCACTATCTAAATCGTAAATATCTGCAGTTCCATCGCCATCCAAATCGCCGCAACCAGTATTCAATGTAATATTATCAATGTACATTCTGTCGTGATTTGTCTGTGTGGCAACACCGTTAAAACGAAGCTCTACCGTATTACTAGTTGGAACAAATGAAAATGACCGTGTAGTCATGTTCAATGTTTCATTATCATTCTGAGAACGACCACCGTTATTGGCTACTATCTGATTTGAAGTTTCCGTAAATTGTTGAACACCTTCAATTAATACATTTAGGGTAACTTCTTTACCATAGTTATTATCTGCTCCTACATCGAAAGTAATAGTATTGACCGCACCTGATGTTACATTTATAGTTTGATAAAAACTTGCGGTACCTGTACCGTTCCATTCTGGAAACCAAGCTCTATTGGCATTTCCATTCCATTGTTGTCCAGAACCTGTCCAACCGGGGGAGTTAAATATCCAATACCCAAAATCGTGGTTATTTACCGTACCGGAAGATTTAGAGCATTCTATGGTATCTAAAATACCATCGTTGTCATTATCTAAGTCGCAACCATCATTAATTCCGTCACCGTCTGTATCTACCCCCGTTGGATCAGTACATGGTTCGAAAATACGCACCGTGGCAGTATCGTTCTTACCTAAAGACGGACAAAGAGAATCTGTTGAATCTGTAATTGTATAGTCGAAAGTGGTCTCACCCGGAAAAGGAGTGGCACCACTATAGGTATAAGTAACCAATCCGTTTTCTGCGTCGTTAATAACTACCGTACCTACTAATGGTTGAGTAATACTTTCAAGGGAAAAATTTTCGCCGTCTGGCTCAGAGTCATTGGTAAATAATTGTATTTGAACAGAAACCAAATTTCCATAAGTTACTTGTACCTCATCATCTTCGGCAATGGGTGCATTCGGATTTTCGATTAATTCTGCGTCAGTGGTAGTCAATTTATAATGATTTGTACCGGCAATTGTACTTGGTTGTGCAATTGCCGTTGCTATTAATCGTGAGTAACCACTTGGCTCTGAAGCATCATAGAAATTAGGATAATGAACTTCTATAATATAGGTTTCATTTTCCCCTAAGGGCAAACCAAAATGAACTTCTTCCGGTTGTTGTGTACCATGCCCGTACACTCCATTTACCTGCCTTAGTCCACTAATTATATTACCGGAACAATCTCTAATTAAAACATTTGTACCGATTGCGACCCTCCCTAAAAAGCCGCCTGTGGAACCATCTGCACCTCTATCTTCGGTAACATCTATAAACAAATGATTATTTCGGTTGGCTGCCGGTAAATTATTTATGTAAAGTTGATTGATATAATTATTGATACTAATGTAAATATCAAGATCTCCATCATCATCAATATCCACCATGGTGGTACCTTCACCATCTCTACCTGTATTAAACTGTTGAGAATCTAAAGAGAAACTCATTGCTGATCCACTACCAATTACACCTGGTGCCGGTGCGGGACTGTTCAATTGATTTATATATAAATAACTTCTACTGTTACCTACAAGAATAATATCTATATCACCATCATTATCAATATCTCCACCAGCCAAAGCATCTATGCGAGCACCAGAACTACCATTATTCAAATTACCAGGTTGCGGCAATCCAGGAAAAGAGGAAGCACCTAAGGCTGTAAATACCCCTCCTCCATCATTTCTGTGTATTTGTGTTTGACCGTTTTCTGTCCATACGGCATCTAAATCTCCATCATTATCCAAATCCCAAAGTCCATTACCTCCTTTGTTGTTATTTGCTGCCTGCCCTAAATCTGCACCATTAGAAAAATTACCTCCTTGATTTAAGAAAAAATCATTTTCATCTCGCTTACGCATAAAAATATCTACCCAACCGTCATCATTAACATCGGCAGCCGTACCATAATCACCATCTGTAGCAAATTGATTTAACCCAAACTCAGTAACCCCACTACCATTTCCTGTTGTGATATGGGTAAATAAAACATTAGGGGCTGGATTGGCTACTGTATGGGTTGTATGATCAATAAAATTATTTCGTAATAATTCTATACCCATATCATGGTTATCAAAGAAAATATCTAAATCTCCATCTCCTTCAAAATCAAAGAAACCAACACCTTCAGAATTTACAGCCGGAACAACAATAGTTGCACCTGACCTACCAATAGTAATTGGCGCAGAACCACCAATACCATCACCAAAGGTGCCATTAGCATTCTGAATAAAAATTTGTATTGCTTTTCTAGCATTGTTATTACCAGAAGAGTTTATTAAAAAATCTGGTCTGCCATCATTATTAATGTCTCCCCATGCCGCTTGTCTTTCTGCCCAGTCACCTAACAGACCAGGTACTAAGGTAGGTTGCACATTGGTAAACGTGTTGTTACCATTGTTACGCATTAAAAAACTTTTCACTCCGCTATTATTATTATTCTCTAGAACGAGAACATCTAAATCTCCATCATTGTCAAAATCTGACCAAGCATGACCACCATCTTTTGGTTGACCTAAATCTAAACCAAAAGAAGCTGCACTTTCAGTGAAAGTTGTTTGTGCTTGTATTTTTGAACTTGATAATACGGCTATTATGATTAAGCCTATATAACTCAAATTTATCCTCTTAATAAGAGAAACCCCCATGGTAAAATTTTTATAGTGCCAATAAGGGGGAATTATTTAGCATGATTTCTTATTATAAAAATCCGCTGATTTTAGAAGGCAAGAAAATTTATGTTGCCAATGAAGACAAGGGTGAGGTTAACTAGTCAAAAAATGTGGTTTAATCTTTAAACCTCAATAAAATACAGAGCTAACAAGCTTTATTTGTAAGAATTATCTGTAGTGATTTTAATTACTTTTTATCCGATACGTAATATTTCTATTGGTAATTACCGTGTAAGTCTTAATTACAACTTCTGGCGAGAATTCAGAAGTTGAATTTGACCTTGTTCCTGTGGTGGTTATTAGATCTCCTACAGCAGTACTTGATGGTAAAGGGAATACGAACTTATATTTATTTGTATTATCAGTATTTCCATCATCGTCAAGATATAATGATGATGTTGCATCTTGATCATCTGAACTACCTTCTACCGCTGTACCTATAAAAATTTGACCTTCACCATAATCCTGGGTTAACCCCAATTGATTATCACCTAACGTAGCTGTGCCTTCATTTATATCAGTAAAAAATACCTCAACGGTTGACCCTGGTGAAGTCCACCCGGTTACTACTAGATTGGTTCCAGAAATAAAAGCAGAGTTAATAACAGGGAAATTTTCTAAATTATTAGGACCTGAATCTGAATCTGAAGTATCATTCAATGTGATACCATCCATATCTAAATCTATACCTAAACTTGGAGTTACTGTACCATTAGCGTAAATAGAATTTTGACTAATTAAGTTTGATGAACCGTCAACAATAGCAATACCGGCTCCACCATTTTGATATATTTTATTATTTGTTACCGAAGAACCATTACCAGCCAATTTCACAGCCATTTGCTGTGGATTTCCTTTACAATCACCACCATCTTGACCTGATGTTGTTAAAGAATTTTCAGTAATAATAATACTATCTACTTTATCTTCACCATCAATAGCAGTGGATGCCGATGCTTCAATATAGTTCTGCCTAATAATTACACCAGAACCATCTGCAAGCAAAATAGCATCATCACAAGCTGTACTACCATTATTTATAAAATGATTATTCTGGATGATACTTGAATTACCACCATCTATTAAAATAGCTGACTCTGTTATGGTCGAAAGATAATTTCCATCTACATTAATGTCCGCTCCTTTATTTTCTACTCCTACTTTTAAATCGCCCGAATTGTTAGCTGTAGCATCAACCCCTATTAAGTTTTGAACAACATTTAAAGAGCCTTGTTCCGCTACTATCGCTGAATTCTTATCTGCAAATACACTTAAATTTCTAATGGTAACATTATTCCCTTCTGAGATAAATACATCACCTTTGTCTCTATGAACCTGTATTTCTGGTCTCTCATAATTTGGCAATGCTATATTAGAAACCCCAACAGATGTACCGCCAGCACCAACTGTACCTGAATTAGCATCACCAGAATAAGCTGCTTGGGTTCTACCATCAATTATTGTATTGGTACCTGTAATTGTAGATAATTCATTTGAATCATCAATTAAAATATTAAAATAGCCTGCAGCATTATAATTTACATCTGCCGTTCTACCAAAACTATCACCAGTTGGTGGTATCATGAAAATAGATACATCTTCTTCCACTGCTGGGTCAAAAATTGAATTAGCCTCAATATCAAGACCAGTTTCACCTAGCGTATTACTGTTCAAAATAAATTGCTCAAGAGAACCTTGACCAAATTCGTTTGTATTAACTATAGTATTAAAATTGAATCCGAAATCTATATTGGCTACACCACTACTAGCTATACTTACCAATGATAAACTTTGTGAATCATCAAAAACACCTAAAGCCGAATCGCTAAAGGCTGTTGGATCTGTTCCCCCAATTTCGGTCAACACTTCAATTGTATTGGTAACATCACCATAACTTCTAAATGTTTGTATCGGTACACAAGTCGTACAGTTTATACCATTATCTCTATTAGACCTAACCGTAGAATTCACCAATTTAACGTAGTAATCACCATCTGCCATACCACCAAAACTATAATCGCCACTTACTTTTGAAGTCGTTCTTCTTACAAAGGTGCCATCACTTTTGTATAATTCTACAATAGCGCTAGCTATACCAACGCCATTGGCATTTGTCATATTTCTACCTTGACCACCACCATAATTAACATCTTCAAAAACAGTACCTGCAATTAGATTAGAAGGAACCTTTAATACCACTGCTGCAGATATCAAGAAATCTTGACCCACATCTACATTTGCAGTTACCTGAGAATCTCCAGGAGAGATATAAGTAGAGATATCATACGTATCTAAATCTACACCATATGTTGTGTTTACATTATAATCTGGTGTTGTGGTATTATCATACATCGTTGAATTATAGGCATTATTACCTGTTTGACCACCATCTCCTGATAAAATAAAATCTTGATTTGCCTGATTCGTAATCGAGAGTCGTTCTCCATTAGGGTTAGTTGTACCAGAACTATTACCATCTAAGGTTGAATCTCCTTCCCATGATAAAAATGATGCTTTTGCACCTGCACCTGCAATTGCATAAAAACTATCTAAAGTAAATGAATTTCCATCATTACTTAAACCATCAAAACCTTGATATAAATTAATATTTACAGCAGGTAGATTAGGATCTTCGTAGAAAACGAACAAAGTCCAGCCTCCTAATACAGTTGCCGATGAGCAATACGTATTTGAGTTATCTATAGACAATCCAGAAAAATCAAAAACATTGGTGGATGGATCTGCTACACCCGCCACTATATCTGTAACATCACTTACATAACCATAGAAATTTCTATTGGTTAGTGTTGTTTGATATTGATAATTAGCATTAACCGTTTGCCCTTCAAAAGTAACTGCACCATCAACTACTGTACTTGAATGCGCCCAGTATAAATATGCTTTTTTAATAGTACCTGTATTTGGTATAGGTGCAATCAACGAATTTGATGACGATGTTGTTATAGAACAAGCATCTGTGTTGTTATCATTTGTTCTTAAAGATCCTCCTGTGGTTGAATAATCGTAATACCCATCAAATTCTTGAAAAAGCGTTAATGGGTCATTTGCCAAAATTTGAGAATTTATGTAACCGTTAGCCGTATCACTATAATCTACCGAAGCATATTGAGCAGTGGCATCTGAAAACCCTACTGTAAAATACTCCACTAATTCAGGCACTCCATCATCTACAATAGGTACCGAAAAAGTTTGAACATTGCCCACCTCACCTGTAAAAGTAAGTGTACCATTTACTGATATATAATCACTACCATTATTAGCCGTACCATCGCTAACCATATACTCTACTGTAAACGGTGTTTCAATAAAACCAAATAACCAGCTATATCCATGACGATCACGTACGTGTGTTACCGTAAAAATTGCACTACCAGAATCTTCATCTACATACACATCATTTACAACAATTTTAGGTCCCGGTGGTGAACAACTAACACTAGCCTGCCAACCGTTACCCGTTGTATTATTATTTGATGTAAACCTAAAAGTTAAGCAACCGTTGGTATTAGTGGCAAAAATTTGGGTAGGTATATTATCATTATCATATTGCCCAATTAATGTAGCACCAGTACTGTTACCATCATATACGTATAATATATCACCGGGAATTACATCAAACTGATCAAAATTTACTTGTGTATAATTATTTGCTGTATCTGGACAAATAGTATAAACCAGGTCTTCGTTATCAGAATAATTACTAATCCCTCCAGAATCTAAAAATATATCATCACAGGTAGTTGCAGAGCCTCCATCAGTTATAATCAAAGCGTCATTTGCCAAGATGGTACCTATAGCTGTATCTGTAATATCTATATTAGGGTCAGTAGTTGAAACAAAGGAAAAACTAAAGGTTTCATCACCTTCAAATATAGTATCATCTGTAATAAAAACGGTTATAGTTTCGGTATCCCAAATGGTACCGTCAAAATTTAAAGTTCCACTTGATGCCGTATAATCTTGGCCCGCAATCGCAGATATATTCGAAGTTGTATAATTAACACTATAAGGTCCGCTCGCAGCACTACCACCGTGCCTTACTGTAAAGGTTGCAGTACCAGCATTTTCATTTACAGTAACATCATCTACCAATATTTCAGATCCAAATGTTGCCGAGAATTGTACATTATCAATATAAATGGTATCATTATTTCCCCAATTGGTATCACCTCGATAAAAAATAACTGCAGGATTTGAATCTATTTGTGCATTAGTCAAATTATATGTCAATGTTCCAGTACCACCATCTATTCTCTCTACAAAATTCCACTGGTTATTATCTGCATTATATATGTACACATCTATTGCCTCACCCCCTGCAGAATTTGCATCGTAATCCAATGTCAAAGTTGCGGATGAAGCTCCCGCTAAAGGAACAAATCGATAAATATATCTGTTATCAAGATTTCTGAAACGCAACCTACCTCCAGTGATTTGTATTCTCCCTCCCCAAGCATTACCGTCGTCACCACTTTCGAACCAGTCAGAACTAAAATTTTGAGTACCTTCATTATTACCGTAAAAAGTACTGGTAAACGTATCCAAGTAAGTTTCTTGGGCGTAGAAACTTGTGGCACACAATAGAACTAATAAATAACAAAAAAGTCTTAATCTCATAATCAAATTAATGGGGGCATTGAAATGCAAAAACAATCTATAATGCATATCATCGGTAAAAATAACTAGGAGTTGAGGTCATCCCTAAAATATGTTGTGAAGTAAGACTATTACCAAGTGAACGCCTAAAATACTGCTGTTTAGACTTTTAAAATCACTATTTAAATTGCTTTTTTTGCTTGCATTTAATCTATTAGACACCTAAAAATATGACACTAACAGCAACTTGATTAAATAGTAATTACTGTAAATGCACTTGAGTTTTAGGTAATCTAAAAAGGTGATGCTACACTTGTAAATCGTGTCAAAAAAAATATTAAACTAGGACTAAAAATCAATTCAATTTTACACGATACGTTATTCTTTTGTTGGTAATTACAGATTTAACTTGAACCGTTAGCAAAGCTGCATTTGAGATTTGAGCATCACAAGAGGTCGCAGCATTTGAAGCCAAGATTCTATATTGATAATTATTTTGAGTTAAGTCTACCCCAATAATATTTAAGGTTTCTGTTTGAGTACCTGTATAATCAGGTCCATTAGAAATATCATTAAATGTAACCCCGCCATCTATACTTACTTGCCATTGAAAAGTATCTGCATTAGTCGTATTAACGCTAAAAATAGCATTGTCATTGACAAAAACAGACTGTGTTACTGGTTGCATATCAATGATAGATTCTGGAATATCAGAAATAATATGCTCCCCTAAATCTACCGGACATTGGTTATTACCCCACCTCGCCCATAAATGATATGTACCAGAGGCTAAATTAGAATATGTAACAGAGCCGCTATTATCTGGAACTGATGATTGATAAGAAACCTGATTATCCAAACTAAACTCTATCGAAGATCTATTTGAATTATCAGGAAAATCAAAGCTAATTTCACCATTAGTTAAATTACAACTAGACGCTGTAATATTAACGGTAGGATTTGGTGAAGGATATACTTTTACTTGTACATCATCTGACATTGTACAACCATTAGGCAGTGTTGCGGTAACCGTATATATTAAATTAGTTGTAATTGTAAGATCTGCTCCTGAATATGTAAAAATTGGTTGTGCCGCTCCTATATTGTCTAAATAAGCTGTCTCAACGACCGTTGCACCTGACCATGTATAACTATAATTTGGATTTGATGTTTCACCTATTTGAATAGCATCTGATACTTCGCAAACTGTTACGTTAGATCCCGCTAAACCAGAAAGACCTGTAGGAGGAATCATTTCTGTTTCTGAAGTTGTACAGGCACATGAGTTATCTAATGATTCAATCACTAGTAAAATATTACAAACCCTATTTGGTGACGTAATGAAGTTAATAGCACCATTAACGGTACTCGTTGCTAGAATCTGAACTGTCATCGTTTCAGTACCTATTAAAATATCCCCAGCAGAGAAAACCCCGTTAGAATCAGCGTCATAATATGCTGAAACAATAGTACCAGCAGACATTGTTGTACCGGAAGTATTTTCAATGGAAAAATTAGCAGTGACATTCTGATCATTACCACTGACTGTAGCAACTGTAGATGTTGAACTTATAACCAAATTAGATTTTTCTACGGAAATAGTTTCATCTGTCTGCGCTGTAACACTTTGAACTACCGGACAACTTGGTCCACCCGAACCTGAACAATCAATACTTTGTTCTATTCGCGTAGCTACATTTAAATCATAATTTTGACAACTAACATCTTCAGGTGAAACAACTTCAATTTCAAAATCGAAGGCAATAAGAGATGTGACCCCTACTCCATCAGGTATTTGCCATTTTAATACCCGAGTTCCCGCTACTGCATCGGTTGATACCGTGGGTTCTGCGGAAGGACCGTTAGTGCCAGCTACATACGAACCTGATACGTAATTAAATGCATCGTCAATTGTAGCAACAATAAATTCTATATCCCCATCACTTTCAATACCCTGGTTGGTTATTTCTACTGAAATCCCTTCAGTATCATTACAAGCTTGAACAGCATTATCGTATGAAATAACCGAAATGTCATAATCAATATTAGAAGGTACCTGAGTAACATTTACAGGGTTGGTCTTAATTTCACTTTGTCCATCATTAGGATCAATGGGTTGTTGACAACCAGACTCTGCATTTATTTGTGTGATTATCTTACTACCAGATACATAATCGCAAGTAAACGTTAATTCAAAATTCACATTAAATTCATTAGGCTCTGGAACAGATACACCTGGTAGACCATTAGCACCACTAATAGGACTGCCTACAATTGCAGAAATATCTATTGAATATGTATTTGTACCTGCATTAAACACAATTAGACCTGAACCTATTGCATAATCTACTGCATCATACCTCAAAACCCCTGTAGTATTATCGAGTACCATACCAACAGGTAATTTTATATCAGCAGCCAAAGCGTAAGCAAAGCCATTAGCGGCATTGTTCACGTCTATTGAATAGGGAACAACATCGCAAAAATCATAAGTGGCCGGAGGCACACCAAGAGCTGTAGTTACATTTATAGAAGGGTTTTGTGTACTTAACGATAGTTGAATTACTTCTTCATTACAAATATAATTACTACCAGAACTCCCTAAAGGATAACCCGTATCTGGATCGGTAGGGTACTGACTACAATTTTGACCAACTCTAATATCAAAACTATCTGTACCACAAACGGTAAAATTGCTAGACCGAATTTCTAATTGTTTACCAGCACTAGAAATGTCTCCTACTTGCGCCCAATATTTACCAGTACCATATCCAATAAGGGGTATTTCTGTTGTGTTATCCCAAAGTGTTGGTACAATATTGTTATTTGCTATTTCTATAGCAATCCAGGTATTCTGCAAAGAAGCTCCGCCTGAGGTTGTATTATTGATATCAACAACCCATTCGGCATTTTGGGTGTTAGTAGAAATTGTAGGCGTAGGCGAACTTACGGTATAACTTAGGGGTAAATATTGTGTATTTCTTACGTTGGTGGATCTTCCCATATTTATGGACCTACCTGGTAAACTTACATTTCTAAAAATTTCAAACTCGGTACTTGGCAAAACAATAATTCCTAATCTTTCATCAGAAAAAGACCAATCCTCAATGGTACAATTTGCAACTACATTAAAATTAACATCTTTTATTGCGTAGCTGACGGATGCTTTTTCTTTAGACCAAGACCCATCATTGGTCCATCTATATCTATGAAATCCTGGTTCTGCATTATAAGTTATAACAGGGTCTGTAATATCATGTGAAAATTCCCCATAACCCCTATAACTTGAGCTTCCAGGCACATAATCTACTCCAACCGGAACTAGAATATCTACTACTTTAGGTATCGCAAAATTTCGAAATTCATTAGGAAAAAGATCCCCTAATATAGAATAAGTTGCATGGTGAAACCGTATTCCCATTCCAAATTCATTACAACCATCAATGGTTAAACTTTGTTGCACCACTTGTGTTGTTGGGACATCTTTATAAGCTAAGATTCCAAATTCTTCCGTAAGAAAATTACAAGTATGTTCCGTTGAATTAGCTGCGGAAGTTACAGGAGATGAAACCAAAATTCCGGTCATTGGCATATACCTAGTATAAGATATAGAACTATTTTCAGAAACTTTTAAATCTACATCTATAATATATCTATCACCAATCCCCGGTGTTATTGTAGAAAAATCACCGCCTAATACATCTACTGAATGATTGCTTTTTCCTCCAATATTCTGAACATAAGAATACTGACCTAAATTATTTGATATTGTTGATGTGCCACCACCACTTGGAAGGTACTCAACTTGTATTGCTTTTATACCTCCGTCTGATTGGGTACCGAACCAATTATTGCTATCATATTCAAGTAACGCCTTAGCAGAAGTAAGATTTGTTTCATTTACATCAATCTCAACATGCCATCTAACCATATCACCTTCTAAAACATGATCTAAGCGAAGACCTGGGGTATTTACTGGAATAGGCGTGGTCTCGGTCATATCCGTATACCCTAAAGAAGTACGATCAAGTGAAAAATTAGATACGCAAACCGAGGGTCCGCCACTTGGACAGGTAACAGTAAACGTAGGACCATCTTCACAGATGTGAATAGGTTCATATGTGGAATCACCTTTTAAATGATATTCGTAAGATATACCCCCAGCAAAACTGCCAGAACAAGTTGGGTCTACCATTAATGGAATTTGTGGGTTTCTACTAATTAAATACCCATACGTTGGTGCTGAAATAGAAGAGTATATAGCAACTCCTGTTGCTGCATTAAAACTAAGCAAATCAAAAGGTTCCGATTGCCATACACCGTTTCCATTTGGTATGATACCTGGAGGTAAAGTATAGTGAACTTCCCAATGCATACCTGGAATACTGGTTGTCGTTGGTGTTTGACTACTTGAAGTACTTATAAAAAAATCAAAAGTATCTCCAGGACCAAAATTAGCACTTCCACTAGATGAATTAATATTAGTTGCTATAGATTGCGTATTATAAAAACTCCAAGGGCGCCATGTATTCAATCCATTATTCGGCACATTCAAGCTTGTTGAATTACCACATTGGTCTGTGTATTCATAAGCCCAACGTACCATTGAATAACCTGCATTCATACGATCACAAGCAGTGTCATTATTTGAATCTAATAGATAGTTGTATGCTAGTTCTGCTTCTAAGACCAATGAATTACCAACTGGTAAATCATCAAAAAAG is a window of Maribacter aquivivus DNA encoding:
- a CDS encoding Calx-beta domain-containing protein, which gives rise to MRLRLFCYLLVLLCATSFYAQETYLDTFTSTFYGNNEGTQNFSSDWFESGDDGNAWGGRIQITGGRLRFRNLDNRYIYRFVPLAGASSATLTLDYDANSAGGEAIDVYIYNADNNQWNFVERIDGGTGTLTYNLTNAQIDSNPAVIFYRGDTNWGNNDTIYIDNVQFSATFGSEILVDDVTVNENAGTATFTVRHGGSAASGPYSVNYTTSNISAIAGQDYTASSGTLNFDGTIWDTETITVFITDDTIFEGDETFSFSFVSTTDPNIDITDTAIGTILANDALIITDGGSATTCDDIFLDSGGISNYSDNEDLVYTICPDTANNYTQVNFDQFDVIPGDILYVYDGNSTGATLIGQYDNDNIPTQIFATNTNGCLTFRFTSNNNTTGNGWQASVSCSPPGPKIVVNDVYVDEDSGSAIFTVTHVRDRHGYSWLFGFIETPFTVEYMVSDGTANNGSDYISVNGTLTFTGEVGNVQTFSVPIVDDGVPELVEYFTVGFSDATAQYASVDYSDTANGYINSQILANDPLTLFQEFDGYYDYSTTGGSLRTNDNNTDACSITTSSSNSLIAPIPNTGTIKKAYLYWAHSSTVVDGAVTFEGQTVNANYQYQTTLTNRNFYGYVSDVTDIVAGVADPSTNVFDFSGLSIDNSNTYCSSATVLGGWTLFVFYEDPNLPAVNINLYQGFDGLSNDGNSFTLDSFYAIAGAGAKASFLSWEGDSTLDGNSSGTTNPNGERLSITNQANQDFILSGDGGQTGNNAYNSTMYDNTTTPDYNVNTTYGVDLDTYDISTYISPGDSQVTANVDVGQDFLISAAVVLKVPSNLIAGTVFEDVNYGGGQGRNMTNANGVGIASAIVELYKSDGTFVRRTTSKVSGDYSFGGMADGDYYVKLVNSTVRSNRDNGINCTTCVPIQTFRSYGDVTNTIEVLTEIGGTDPTAFSDSALGVFDDSQSLSLVSIASSGVANIDFGFNFNTIVNTNEFGQGSLEQFILNSNTLGETGLDIEANSIFDPAVEEDVSIFMIPPTGDSFGRTADVNYNAAGYFNILIDDSNELSTITGTNTIIDGRTQAAYSGDANSGTVGAGGTSVGVSNIALPNYERPEIQVHRDKGDVFISEGNNVTIRNLSVFADKNSAIVAEQGSLNVVQNLIGVDATANNSGDLKVGVENKGADINVDGNYLSTITESAILIDGGNSSIIQNNHFINNGSTACDDAILLADGSGVIIRQNYIEASASTAIDGEDKVDSIIITENSLTTSGQDGGDCKGNPQQMAVKLAGNGSSVTNNKIYQNGGAGIAIVDGSSNLISQNSIYANGTVTPSLGIDLDMDGITLNDTSDSDSGPNNLENFPVINSAFISGTNLVVTGWTSPGSTVEVFFTDINEGTATLGDNQLGLTQDYGEGQIFIGTAVEGSSDDQDATSSLYLDDDGNTDNTNKYKFVFPLPSSTAVGDLITTTGTRSNSTSEFSPEVVIKTYTVITNRNITYRIKSN
- a CDS encoding FG-GAP-like repeat-containing protein, encoding MSYIGLIIIAVLSSSKIQAQTTFTESAASFGLDLGQPKDGGHAWSDFDNDGDLDVLVLENNNNSGVKSFLMRNNGNNTFTNVQPTLVPGLLGDWAERQAAWGDINNDGRPDFLINSSGNNNARKAIQIFIQNANGTFGDGIGGSAPITIGRSGATIVVPAVNSEGVGFFDFEGDGDLDIFFDNHDMGIELLRNNFIDHTTHTVANPAPNVLFTHITTGNGSGVTEFGLNQFATDGDYGTAADVNDDGWVDIFMRKRDENDFFLNQGGNFSNGADLGQAANNNKGGNGLWDLDNDGDLDAVWTENGQTQIHRNDGGGVFTALGASSFPGLPQPGNLNNGSSGARIDALAGGDIDNDGDIDIILVGNSRSYLYINQLNSPAPAPGVIGSGSAMSFSLDSQQFNTGRDGEGTTMVDIDDDGDLDIYISINNYINQLYINNLPAANRNNHLFIDVTEDRGADGSTGGFLGRVAIGTNVLIRDCSGNIISGLRQVNGVYGHGTQQPEEVHFGLPLGENETYIIEVHYPNFYDASEPSGYSRLIATAIAQPSTIAGTNHYKLTTTDAELIENPNAPIAEDDEVQVTYGNLVSVQIQLFTNDSEPDGENFSLESITQPLVGTVVINDAENGLVTYTYSGATPFPGETTFDYTITDSTDSLCPSLGKNDTATVRIFEPCTDPTGVDTDGDGINDGCDLDNDNDGILDTIECSKSSGTVNNHDFGYWIFNSPGWTGSGQQWNGNANRAWFPEWNGTGTASFYQTINVTSGAVNTITFDVGADNNYGKEVTLNVLIEGVQQFTETSNQIVANNGGRSQNDNETLNMTTRSFSFVPTSNTVELRFNGVATQTNHDRMYIDNITLNTGCGDLDGDGTADIYDLDSDGDGCFDALEGADNLDFSDLNGDGSISGSVDANGIPTVVSGGQGKGSSADYTVTSGLCDDDGDGVNNANDKCPYFDDAIDSDNDGVPDGCDVDDDNDGVSDCDESIDSVTNEFAWTLNTPAGNLEMDTDYDSKIEDWVLSNTETMITNGSQFAVSGSNMRIESFSSQTKEEAVQNGDYIDISFTTSSEVSSLALNEIRSGWYRPDLGDSYYSATAFTRVGTNVWTTLSTDVFHTDNGGVYATFQHLANGPVYLDGNTAYTFRFYVYGHVNDSSQDYSIIDDIAFGITACRTGNLDGDGNPNHLDYDSDADGCNDADEAYADSNTDLDNNGMYGSGVPTVNTDGSVVAASYATPADGDSNGDYDFLQVTAALVITDQPQDQIVLTGDDATFTTSVTNADTYQWQVSIDGVNYTNRVNNSEYSGTETSTLTVLNVPKQKEGYSYRLFASNSSNTCVEVASNAALLFVKVRTVITNRRITYRIKPN